Proteins encoded together in one Undibacterium sp. CCC3.4 window:
- a CDS encoding chemotaxis protein CheD, producing MADSRMPAPPFYIDIFLQPGDFYFGDSDTRIRTILGSCVAITIWHPILRIGGMCHYMLPKTAQRQQHHPLDGRYAEDAVQMFLKEIKKSHTHPRDFEIKMFGGGNQFPQQNSGLFPISDRNIELGSSLLAQHGLQLKSQHLGGVGHRNVMFDLWSGDVWVKHVEKVSTP from the coding sequence ATGGCCGACTCTCGTATGCCGGCACCGCCGTTTTATATCGATATTTTTTTGCAGCCCGGAGATTTTTATTTCGGTGACAGTGACACGCGCATACGCACCATTCTCGGCTCTTGTGTGGCGATCACAATTTGGCATCCGATCTTACGCATCGGCGGCATGTGTCATTATATGCTGCCGAAAACTGCGCAACGCCAGCAACACCACCCTCTCGATGGCCGCTATGCCGAAGATGCGGTGCAAATGTTTTTAAAAGAAATAAAAAAATCACACACCCATCCGCGCGACTTTGAAATTAAAATGTTTGGTGGTGGCAACCAATTCCCACAACAAAACAGCGGCTTGTTTCCTATCTCGGATCGCAATATCGAGCTCGGCAGCAGTTTACTCGCGCAGCACGGGCTGCAGTTGAAATCGCAGCATTTAGGCGGGGTAGGGCACCGGAATGTGATGTTTGACTTGTGGTCCGGCGATGTTTGGGTCAAGCATGTTGAGAAAGTGAGCACACCGTGA
- a CDS encoding protein-glutamate O-methyltransferase CheR, whose product MPQRSWSMASNAHAVPVVRTLTPDEFVWIARFLYERTGISLNEGKQALVMGRLDKRLRKQGLSSYREYFSLLGRPGYEDETVMAIDLLTTNETYFFREHKHFEFLQKVIFPQHPRQRMRVWSAASSSGEEAYTIAMTLAAFFPGDNWEVLGSDISTRMLDKARRALYPMLAAEKIPPSMLKKYCLKGRDEYEDFFLVDPLVTAKVTFRELNLVGNLPDIGEFDIIFLRNVMIYFDIETKQRLLQRIVEKLRPGGYFIISHSESLNGISNALSLIQPSIYQRPS is encoded by the coding sequence ATGCCGCAACGGAGTTGGAGCATGGCGAGTAATGCCCACGCCGTGCCGGTAGTCCGCACACTCACGCCCGATGAGTTTGTTTGGATTGCGCGTTTTTTATATGAACGTACCGGTATTTCGCTCAACGAGGGCAAGCAGGCGCTGGTGATGGGGCGGCTGGATAAACGCCTGCGTAAGCAGGGTTTGTCCTCGTACCGCGAATATTTTTCACTGCTCGGCCGTCCCGGTTATGAAGACGAAACCGTGATGGCGATCGATCTGCTGACCACCAACGAAACCTATTTTTTTCGTGAGCATAAGCATTTCGAGTTTTTGCAAAAAGTAATTTTCCCGCAACATCCGCGGCAACGGATGCGGGTTTGGAGCGCTGCCAGCTCCAGCGGCGAAGAAGCCTATACTATCGCCATGACGCTGGCGGCTTTTTTTCCCGGTGATAACTGGGAAGTGCTCGGTTCTGATATCTCCACGCGCATGCTTGATAAAGCCCGGCGCGCGCTTTACCCTATGCTGGCAGCAGAAAAAATTCCGCCGTCGATGTTGAAAAAATACTGCCTCAAAGGGCGCGATGAATACGAAGATTTTTTTTTGGTCGACCCGCTGGTGACGGCCAAAGTCACGTTTCGCGAACTGAACTTGGTGGGCAACTTGCCCGACATCGGCGAGTTCGACATCATTTTTTTGCGTAATGTAATGATTTACTTCGATATCGAAACGAAACAGCGCTTGTTGCAGCGTATCGTAGAAAAACTGCGTCCCGGCGGCTACTTCATCATCAGTCATTCAGAATCACTCAATGGCATCAGCAATGCGCTGAGCTTGATACAGCCATCGATTTATCAGCGGCCAAGCTGA
- a CDS encoding chemotaxis protein CheW, which translates to MGSLSESKQSSAIAARTAIAGVAESAQYLTFILAGEVYALGILNIKEIIQYGDLTEVPMMPNFIRGVINLRGKVVPVVDLTARFGRGVTAVARRTSIVIIEMLQADGDEVQSLGVMVDAVNEVVDIAAADIEPPPAFGARIRPDFISGMARRGGRFIIVLNLAQVLSLEEMSAFGSSLIGGDAHAATELEHGE; encoded by the coding sequence ATGGGCAGCCTGAGCGAATCCAAACAGAGTAGTGCAATCGCGGCGCGCACGGCCATTGCCGGCGTGGCCGAGAGCGCGCAGTATCTGACGTTTATATTGGCCGGCGAAGTGTATGCGCTCGGTATTCTCAATATTAAAGAAATCATCCAGTATGGCGACCTGACCGAAGTACCGATGATGCCCAATTTCATACGCGGCGTGATCAATCTGCGTGGCAAAGTGGTGCCGGTGGTCGATTTGACGGCACGCTTTGGTCGCGGCGTCACTGCAGTGGCGCGCCGCACCAGTATTGTTATCATAGAGATGCTGCAGGCCGACGGCGACGAGGTACAAAGTTTGGGGGTGATGGTCGATGCGGTCAATGAAGTGGTCGACATCGCCGCTGCCGATATTGAACCACCACCGGCATTCGGGGCGCGCATACGTCCTGATTTCATCAGCGGCATGGCGCGCCGCGGCGGGCGCTTCATCATCGTTCTCAACTTGGCACAGGTCTTGTCGCTGGAGGAGATGTCGGCGTTCGGCAGTTCGCTCATCGGTGGCGACGCGCATGCCGCAACGGAGTTGGAGCATGGCGAGTAA
- a CDS encoding methyl-accepting chemotaxis protein, with product MKSLLESLRMWQKFSLVGLFVLALFGLPFTLYLNTINADVQTAVIEKTGADVLPMTVKALQLLQRHSALNTLVLGGNADAKTQRDSTAQEITSNTEAMLAAFKLSPDLKLEEVGAQFRQSWQTLYNERDRLSLEDSRSKHLALITQIFDLVDKTADNSGLLLSPDSGIYYLATLATDSVLHITEEIRRARAAGVNVLNSKTLNDRDRGELAALNAVIRNDIDRSDRVINKLIATNAAYRDLFTAKMAEQNARTKEAEQLIAEKILNASKYDYEVANYSSRISAAIDSTHELEQLLLREMIKHSDERLHALKAERLKMISACLLLLLIVVALAWTMIHMVISQVGQEPSEVVEFAAKVSSGDFSSSLKLRDNDLTSIAANLQSMVGNLKMRMEETASVARESLRIKIALDNCATNVMIADVDRNIIYMNKSIVDMLSAAESDIRKALPGFSVAKLLGGNIDQFHKNPAHQKHLLGTFVSNHRAQITVGVRTFSLSANPVLTEQGERLGSVVEWVDRTEEVAIEHEVSDVVEQAVAGNFTIRLNEQGRTGFFGKLSQDINRLMATSDEGLNEVLRVLGAISKGDLTQTIVKEYAGTFGALKAASNETVDKLSQIVTDVINATDALSNASEQVSATSQALSQAASEQAASVEETSASIEQMAAGINQNAENAKVTDGIAGKAAKEAVEGGVAVKHTVSAMNDIASKIGIIDDIAYQTNMLALNAAIEAARAGEHGKGFAVVAAEVRKLAERSQVAAREIGDLASGSVKTAERAGELIDEIVPGIGRTSDLVQEIAAASQEQSAGVGQINTAMNQMNQITQQNASSSEELAATAEEMTSQAEQLKELVGFFRIANVTPRIAESRNQRPGSGKRSRAGAGAAFDEAKFERF from the coding sequence ATGAAATCGCTCTTGGAATCATTACGGATGTGGCAAAAATTTTCCCTGGTAGGTCTGTTTGTGCTGGCCTTGTTCGGTCTGCCTTTCACACTCTATCTCAATACCATCAATGCCGATGTACAGACAGCGGTGATCGAAAAAACCGGTGCGGATGTCTTGCCCATGACGGTAAAAGCCTTACAACTGTTGCAGCGCCATTCTGCCTTGAATACCTTGGTGCTCGGTGGTAATGCCGACGCCAAAACTCAGCGCGATAGCACGGCGCAGGAAATTACCAGCAATACCGAGGCCATGCTGGCGGCTTTCAAACTCTCACCCGATCTCAAGCTCGAGGAAGTCGGCGCGCAATTCCGGCAGAGTTGGCAAACTTTGTACAATGAGCGCGACCGCTTGAGTCTCGAAGACAGCCGCAGTAAGCATCTGGCTTTGATCACGCAAATATTCGATTTGGTGGATAAAACTGCTGACAATTCCGGTTTGTTATTGAGTCCAGACTCGGGCATCTATTACCTCGCCACGCTGGCAACCGATAGTGTGCTGCATATTACCGAAGAAATTCGCCGTGCCCGCGCTGCCGGTGTCAACGTCCTCAATAGTAAAACTTTGAATGATCGCGATCGTGGTGAACTGGCCGCCCTCAATGCCGTGATCCGCAACGATATCGATCGCAGCGACCGCGTGATCAACAAGCTCATCGCTACCAATGCGGCGTATCGCGATCTGTTTACGGCAAAAATGGCGGAGCAAAACGCCCGCACCAAAGAAGCCGAGCAATTGATTGCGGAAAAAATTCTCAATGCCAGCAAATATGACTACGAAGTGGCCAATTATTCGAGTCGCATTTCGGCCGCTATCGACAGTACTCACGAGCTTGAACAACTGTTGTTGCGAGAAATGATCAAGCACAGCGATGAGCGCTTACATGCACTCAAAGCCGAACGTTTGAAAATGATTTCAGCCTGTTTGCTGCTGTTGTTGATCGTCGTTGCGCTGGCCTGGACCATGATTCATATGGTGATCAGCCAAGTCGGGCAGGAACCGAGCGAGGTGGTGGAATTTGCCGCCAAAGTCTCATCGGGTGATTTTTCCAGCTCGCTGAAGCTGCGCGATAATGATCTCACCAGTATCGCGGCGAATTTGCAATCGATGGTCGGGAATTTAAAAATGCGCATGGAAGAAACGGCCAGCGTCGCCAGAGAAAGCCTGCGTATCAAAATTGCACTCGATAATTGTGCTACCAATGTGATGATCGCCGATGTCGACCGCAATATCATTTACATGAATAAATCCATCGTGGACATGCTGTCGGCGGCTGAGTCGGATATCCGTAAAGCCTTGCCTGGTTTCAGTGTGGCGAAACTGTTGGGCGGTAACATCGACCAATTCCATAAAAACCCGGCACATCAAAAGCACTTATTGGGTACCTTTGTCAGCAATCACCGCGCCCAAATTACGGTCGGTGTGCGCACTTTCTCGCTCTCGGCCAATCCGGTATTGACCGAGCAGGGTGAGCGCTTGGGCAGCGTGGTCGAGTGGGTCGATCGTACCGAGGAAGTGGCGATAGAACATGAGGTCAGCGATGTGGTGGAACAAGCGGTGGCCGGTAACTTTACGATTCGTCTCAACGAGCAAGGGCGCACCGGCTTTTTTGGTAAGCTCAGTCAAGACATCAATCGCTTGATGGCGACCAGTGACGAAGGTCTCAATGAAGTTCTGCGGGTATTGGGTGCGATTTCCAAAGGCGATCTGACGCAAACCATTGTCAAGGAATATGCCGGTACCTTCGGTGCGCTGAAAGCCGCCAGTAATGAAACGGTCGATAAGCTCTCGCAAATTGTCACCGATGTGATCAATGCGACCGACGCCTTATCGAACGCCTCGGAACAAGTCAGCGCTACGTCACAGGCCTTGTCGCAGGCGGCCAGTGAGCAGGCTGCCAGCGTGGAAGAAACCAGCGCCAGTATCGAGCAAATGGCAGCCGGCATCAATCAGAATGCCGAAAATGCCAAGGTTACCGACGGCATCGCCGGCAAGGCGGCCAAAGAAGCGGTTGAAGGTGGTGTGGCGGTCAAACATACCGTCTCGGCGATGAATGATATTGCCTCGAAAATCGGCATTATCGATGATATCGCTTACCAAACCAATATGTTGGCGCTCAATGCCGCGATCGAGGCGGCGCGTGCCGGTGAACATGGCAAGGGCTTTGCTGTGGTCGCCGCCGAGGTACGTAAGCTGGCCGAACGCAGTCAGGTGGCGGCGCGCGAAATCGGCGACTTGGCCAGCGGCAGCGTGAAAACGGCGGAACGTGCCGGCGAGTTGATCGATGAAATTGTGCCAGGTATTGGTCGCACTTCTGATCTGGTGCAGGAAATCGCCGCTGCCTCGCAAGAGCAGTCGGCCGGGGTTGGGCAGATCAATACTGCGATGAACCAGATGAATCAGATCACGCAACAAAATGCCTCATCGAGCGAAGAGTTAGCCGCCACGGCGGAAGAAATGACCAGTCAAGCCGAGCAGTTGAAGGAATTGGTCGGCTTCTTCCGTATCGCCAATGTCACGCCACGGATTGCGGAAAGCCGGAATCAACGTCCGGGCAGCGGCAAACGCAGTCGAGCTGGTGCCGGCGCGGCCTTCGATGAAGCTAAATTCGAGCGCTTTTAG
- a CDS encoding chemotaxis protein CheA gives MSFDSEMKAALETFVLESRELLQDMEELLLGLEQDGAAPEAINAIFRAAHTIKGSSGLFGLEHIVHFTHLLESVLDLVRDAAVPVTPALIAVLLPCRDHLAELIEGLADGATGESAESALAGAALHEQLRTFMAPRAELCATPTETTTSSSGGSQLDGGNWYLSLRFGADCLRNGMDPLSFIRYLSTLGEVVQLLTIAERLPDIESMDAETCYLGFEVILKSEATKETIENVFEFVREDSVIRILPPRSKIDEYIAIINALPDELELIGEILISSGVLTKNELAAGLQMQAQQSGPIGEILVEQDMLQGPVLQAALNKQQQVKEAKTRERQNIRVDAERLDKLIDLVGELVIAGAGSHLRASKTRDAGLLESTMEVMRLVEEVRDSALQLRMVPIGTTFSRFQRVVRDVSLELGKDIVLEISGGDTEVDKSVVEKIGDPLMHLVRNSMDHGIESAALRQARGKPVQGTLSLNAYHESGTIIIEVSDDGGGLDRDKILAKAVERGLVAAHAQLSDKEIYALIFEPGFSTADQVSNLSGRGVGMDVVKRNVTALRGSIDIDSQSGIGSTMCIRLPLTLAIIDGFLVGVADSSFVVPLDNVIECLEMPKQSEALDYMDLRGEVLPFIRLRSLFEIEGALPRRQNVVVVGYGGNKTGLVVDRLMGEFQTVIKPLGKLFNHVRGIGGSTILGSGEVALILSVPALTQYYAKQEQQQHPLSPAPTLAYTK, from the coding sequence ATGAGTTTCGATAGTGAAATGAAGGCAGCGCTGGAAACGTTCGTGCTGGAAAGCCGCGAATTACTGCAGGATATGGAAGAACTCTTGCTCGGTTTGGAGCAAGATGGTGCGGCACCGGAAGCGATCAATGCCATCTTTCGGGCGGCACACACAATCAAAGGCTCATCCGGGCTGTTTGGTCTTGAGCACATTGTACACTTCACACATCTGCTCGAAAGCGTGCTCGATCTCGTGCGCGACGCTGCCGTGCCGGTGACGCCGGCCTTGATCGCCGTGCTGCTGCCATGTCGTGATCATTTGGCTGAGCTCATTGAAGGCCTGGCGGACGGTGCCACTGGCGAGAGCGCCGAGTCGGCCTTGGCTGGTGCCGCCTTACACGAACAATTACGCACTTTCATGGCCCCGCGCGCTGAACTGTGCGCCACGCCGACAGAAACCACCACCAGTTCCTCGGGCGGTAGTCAGCTCGATGGCGGTAATTGGTATCTGTCACTGCGCTTCGGTGCCGATTGCTTGCGCAATGGCATGGATCCCTTGTCTTTCATCCGCTATCTGAGTACGCTCGGCGAGGTGGTGCAACTGCTGACCATTGCCGAGCGCTTGCCGGACATCGAATCCATGGATGCCGAAACCTGTTATCTCGGGTTTGAGGTCATCCTCAAGAGTGAGGCGACTAAGGAAACCATAGAAAACGTGTTTGAGTTTGTGCGTGAAGACAGTGTGATTCGCATCCTTCCACCGCGCAGTAAGATCGATGAATACATTGCCATCATCAATGCGCTGCCCGACGAATTGGAATTGATCGGCGAAATTCTCATTTCCAGCGGCGTGTTGACCAAGAATGAGTTGGCGGCCGGTTTGCAGATGCAGGCGCAGCAGAGCGGGCCAATTGGCGAAATTTTGGTCGAGCAAGACATGTTGCAGGGGCCGGTATTGCAAGCGGCCTTGAATAAGCAACAGCAAGTTAAAGAAGCCAAAACCCGTGAACGCCAAAATATTCGCGTCGATGCCGAACGTCTTGATAAGCTCATCGACCTGGTCGGTGAGTTGGTGATCGCCGGGGCCGGCTCACACTTACGCGCCAGCAAAACGCGTGATGCCGGCTTGCTGGAATCAACCATGGAAGTCATGCGCCTGGTTGAAGAAGTACGTGACAGCGCGCTGCAACTACGCATGGTTCCTATCGGTACCACCTTCAGCCGCTTTCAACGCGTGGTGCGCGATGTCAGCCTGGAATTGGGCAAAGATATTGTGCTCGAAATTTCCGGCGGCGACACCGAAGTCGACAAATCGGTGGTGGAAAAAATCGGTGATCCCTTGATGCACTTGGTGCGCAATTCCATGGATCATGGCATCGAATCGGCGGCGCTGCGGCAAGCACGCGGCAAGCCGGTACAGGGCACCTTGAGTCTGAACGCCTATCACGAATCGGGTACCATTATCATCGAAGTCAGTGATGATGGCGGCGGCCTCGACCGTGACAAAATTCTGGCCAAAGCGGTCGAACGCGGCTTGGTTGCAGCGCACGCGCAATTGAGTGACAAAGAAATTTATGCCTTGATTTTCGAACCGGGCTTTTCTACTGCCGATCAGGTTTCCAACCTGTCTGGGCGCGGCGTCGGCATGGACGTGGTTAAGCGTAACGTCACGGCTCTGCGCGGTAGTATCGATATCGATAGCCAGAGCGGGATAGGCAGCACCATGTGCATACGCTTGCCGCTGACCTTGGCGATCATCGATGGATTCTTGGTCGGGGTGGCTGATTCTTCCTTCGTCGTGCCGCTCGATAATGTGATTGAATGTCTGGAAATGCCTAAGCAAAGTGAGGCGCTCGACTACATGGATTTGCGCGGTGAAGTGCTGCCCTTTATTCGCCTGCGCAGTTTGTTCGAGATCGAAGGGGCGCTGCCGCGTCGACAGAATGTGGTGGTGGTCGGCTATGGCGGCAACAAGACCGGCTTGGTGGTCGATCGCTTGATGGGGGAGTTTCAAACCGTCATCAAACCGCTGGGTAAATTATTCAACCATGTACGCGGCATCGGCGGCTCGACTATTCTCGGCAGCGGTGAAGTCGCCTTGATACTCAGTGTGCCAGCCTTGACACAGTATTACGCCAAACAAGAACAACAGCAGCACCCGTTGTCGCCGGCTCCGACGCTGGCGTATACAAAATGA
- a CDS encoding STAS domain-containing protein has translation MLSLSIDGELTIYTAAAEKQRLQAFLESGDELELNLAKVSEMDTAGLQVLMLLKKEAARRGKSLRYVMHSKAVLEILELSHTIAAFGDQIVLT, from the coding sequence ATGCTCAGCTTGTCGATAGACGGTGAACTGACGATTTATACGGCCGCAGCGGAAAAACAAAGGCTGCAGGCGTTTCTTGAGAGCGGCGACGAGCTCGAACTCAATCTTGCCAAGGTGTCGGAAATGGATACCGCCGGTTTGCAAGTGCTGATGTTGCTCAAGAAAGAAGCAGCACGACGCGGCAAGTCGCTGCGCTACGTCATGCATAGTAAAGCCGTACTCGAGATCTTAGAACTATCTCACACGATCGCCGCTTTCGGTGACCAGATCGTGCTGACCTAA
- a CDS encoding response regulator: protein MSKIVMVVDDSASVRQVVGLALRGAGYGVIEACDGVDALAKLSGQKIHLIISDVNMPNMDGITFVQEVKKLAAYKFTPVIMLTTESQEGKKLQGQAAGAKAWVVKPFQPAQMLAAVSKLILP from the coding sequence ATGTCCAAGATTGTCATGGTTGTTGATGATTCTGCTTCGGTCCGTCAAGTGGTGGGTTTGGCTTTGCGTGGTGCTGGCTATGGCGTGATCGAGGCCTGCGATGGCGTTGATGCGCTGGCCAAGTTGAGCGGACAAAAGATTCATCTGATCATTTCCGATGTCAATATGCCCAATATGGATGGCATCACTTTCGTACAGGAGGTGAAAAAGCTGGCCGCTTACAAATTTACGCCTGTGATCATGCTCACGACTGAGTCACAGGAAGGTAAAAAATTGCAAGGTCAGGCGGCCGGTGCCAAAGCTTGGGTGGTTAAGCCGTTTCAGCCGGCGCAAATGCTCGCCGCCGTTTCCAAACTGATCCTGCCTTAA
- a CDS encoding Hsp20 family protein — protein sequence MRNFDFAPLYRSAIGFDRLAQLFDDAQRSDATPSYPPYNIELIAEDKYSISMAVAGFARNELDIESERDTLKIIGRKAKEDSTRNFLHRGIAARDFEHRFRLADHVKVLGARLENGLLTIELVREVPEACKPRRIAIDDDSLQLAVAA from the coding sequence ATGCGTAATTTTGACTTTGCTCCCCTGTATCGCTCAGCGATAGGTTTTGACCGTCTGGCCCAGTTGTTCGACGATGCGCAACGCAGCGACGCCACACCGAGCTATCCGCCGTATAACATCGAGCTCATCGCCGAAGATAAATACAGCATCAGCATGGCTGTTGCCGGTTTCGCACGCAACGAACTCGATATCGAAAGCGAGCGCGACACCCTGAAAATCATCGGTCGCAAAGCCAAAGAGGACAGTACAAGAAATTTTTTACACCGCGGCATCGCTGCGCGTGATTTTGAACACCGCTTCCGTTTGGCCGATCATGTCAAGGTACTCGGCGCACGCTTGGAAAACGGTTTGCTCACTATCGAGTTGGTGCGTGAAGTACCGGAGGCTTGCAAGCCGCGGCGCATCGCCATCGATGACGATAGCCTGCAATTGGCGGTAGCTGCCTGA
- a CDS encoding thymidine kinase, with the protein MAKLYFRYSAMNAGKSTALLQVAHNYEEQGQQVCLYTAAIDHRYGSGKVTSRLGPQRDAAVFDSSYDFFLSAPQVSCVLVDEAQFLSPQQVGQLHRLAHLRGVPVICYGLRSDFLGEPFPGSSYLLALADTMEELKNICSCGKKATMNIRVNAAGQRQHSGAQIDIGGNESYLHVCGRCFYAN; encoded by the coding sequence GTGGCCAAGCTCTACTTCCGCTACTCCGCCATGAATGCCGGAAAGTCCACCGCCTTGTTGCAGGTCGCGCACAATTACGAAGAACAAGGCCAGCAGGTTTGCCTCTACACGGCCGCCATCGATCATCGCTATGGCAGTGGTAAGGTCACTTCACGCTTGGGGCCGCAGCGTGATGCCGCGGTGTTCGACAGTAGTTACGATTTTTTTCTCAGCGCGCCGCAAGTCAGTTGCGTACTCGTCGATGAGGCGCAGTTTCTTTCGCCCCAACAAGTAGGCCAATTGCACCGACTCGCGCATCTGCGCGGCGTACCGGTGATTTGCTACGGTTTGCGCAGTGACTTTTTAGGTGAACCGTTTCCCGGCTCCAGTTATTTGCTGGCCTTGGCCGATACCATGGAAGAATTAAAAAATATTTGTTCCTGCGGAAAAAAAGCCACCATGAATATCCGCGTCAACGCCGCCGGGCAGCGCCAGCATAGCGGTGCCCAGATCGACATCGGCGGTAACGAAAGCTATTTGCATGTATGCGGGCGCTGTTTCTATGCCAACTGA
- a CDS encoding cytochrome-c peroxidase: protein MRLSSSFSLLLVVLLTACSKADPVVPAAPTASAAPVAVKASPAAWLRYPEPNIPLSAAATLGKQLFFDVGLSASGKMSCASCHSPEHAYAAPNQLAMQLGGRDMQQSGTRTVPSLRYLDYTPKFTRHFYQPSAEGVEDEGPTGGFTHDGALDSRAAQAAVPLLAAHEMANLDAAGFVQSLRHSSSASAFIQLYGAATLEQPQQALAQAGLALEAFQTEDFSFHPYRSKFDAVVAGKQTLSDSEARGFIVFHDAAKGNCAKCHSDRVGAGGRPAQFTDFAFAALGVPRNAAIPANKNPAYFDLGLCGPYRHDLKAESEYCGMFKTPTLRNVATRQVFFHNGVFHSLDEVVHFYAERDRHPEKWYAKRAGKVLRYDDLPARLRGNVNHVDEPFKASSASHMSEAEMQDLIAFLKTLNDE, encoded by the coding sequence ATGCGTCTGTCATCGTCCTTCTCTTTGCTGCTCGTGGTATTGCTGACAGCTTGTTCCAAAGCCGATCCGGTGGTGCCGGCTGCGCCAACTGCATCGGCTGCGCCGGTCGCCGTCAAAGCCAGTCCGGCGGCGTGGCTGCGCTATCCCGAACCGAACATTCCCTTGAGTGCCGCCGCTACATTGGGCAAGCAATTGTTTTTCGATGTAGGCCTGTCGGCATCGGGGAAAATGTCTTGTGCCAGTTGTCATAGTCCGGAGCATGCCTATGCGGCGCCAAATCAGTTGGCCATGCAGTTGGGTGGCCGCGATATGCAGCAAAGCGGAACGCGTACCGTGCCATCCTTGCGCTATCTCGATTACACGCCAAAATTTACGCGGCACTTCTATCAACCCTCGGCCGAAGGTGTAGAAGATGAAGGGCCGACCGGCGGTTTTACGCACGACGGTGCGCTCGACAGCCGCGCCGCGCAGGCGGCGGTGCCTTTGTTGGCAGCGCATGAAATGGCCAATCTCGATGCGGCCGGCTTTGTGCAAAGTCTGCGCCACAGCAGTTCAGCGAGTGCCTTCATCCAGCTCTACGGTGCCGCCACATTGGAACAGCCGCAGCAAGCTTTGGCGCAGGCCGGTTTGGCCTTGGAAGCGTTTCAGACTGAGGATTTCAGCTTTCATCCCTATCGCAGTAAATTCGATGCTGTCGTGGCAGGCAAACAGACATTGAGCGATTCCGAAGCGCGTGGCTTTATCGTGTTTCACGATGCCGCGAAAGGCAATTGTGCCAAGTGCCACAGCGACCGCGTTGGGGCTGGTGGGCGGCCGGCGCAATTTACTGATTTTGCCTTTGCCGCGCTCGGCGTGCCGCGCAATGCGGCGATACCGGCGAATAAAAATCCGGCATATTTTGATCTCGGCTTGTGCGGCCCGTATCGCCACGATCTCAAGGCCGAGTCGGAATACTGTGGCATGTTTAAAACCCCGACGCTGCGCAATGTCGCTACGCGTCAGGTGTTTTTTCATAATGGGGTATTTCATAGCCTCGATGAAGTCGTGCATTTTTATGCCGAGCGCGACCGACACCCGGAAAAATGGTATGCCAAGCGCGCCGGAAAAGTGCTGCGCTATGATGATTTGCCGGCGCGCTTACGCGGTAATGTCAATCATGTCGATGAACCGTTCAAAGCTTCATCTGCCAGCCATATGAGCGAGGCCGAGATGCAGGATTTGATCGCTTTTTTGAAAACTCTTAACGACGAATGA